Proteins from a single region of Piliocolobus tephrosceles isolate RC106 unplaced genomic scaffold, ASM277652v3 unscaffolded_39353, whole genome shotgun sequence:
- the LOC113223168 gene encoding putative claudin-24, whose translation MENWTMGLWQTCVTQEEVGMQCKDFDSFLALPAELRVSRILMFLSNGLGFLGLLVSGFGLDCLRIGEGQRDLKRRLLILGGVLSWASGIIALVPVSWVAHKTVQEFWDENVPDFVPRWEFGEALFLGWFAGLSLLLGGCLLNCAACSSHAPLASGHYAVAQMQTQCPYLEDRTADPQV comes from the coding sequence ATGGAAAACTGGACCATGGGACTCTGGCAAACCTGTGTCACCCAAGAGGAAGTGGGGATGCAGTGCAAGGACTTTGACTCCTTCCTGGCTTTGCCTGCTGAACTCAGGGTCTCCAGGATCTTAATGTTTCTGTCAAACGGGCTGGGGTTTCTGGGCCTGCTGGTCTCTGGGTTTGGCCTGGACTGTTTGAGAATTGGAGAGGGTCAGAGAGATCTCAAGAGGCGACTGCTGATCCTGGGAGGAGTTCTGTCCTGGGCCTCGGGAATCATAGCCCTGGTTCCTGTCTCTTGGGTTGCCCACAAGACGGTTCAGGAGTTCTGGGATGAGAACGTCCCAGACTTTGTCCCCAGGTGGGAGTTTGGGGAGGCCCTTTTTCTGGGCTGGTTTGCTGGACTTTCTCTTCTACTGGGAGGGTGTCTGCTCAACTGTGCAGCCTGCTCCAGCCACGCTCCCCTAGCTTCGGGCCACTATGCAGTGGCGCAAATGCAAACTCAGTGTCCCTACCTGGAAGACAGGACGGCAGATCCTCAAGTGTAA